A genomic segment from Perca flavescens isolate YP-PL-M2 chromosome 13, PFLA_1.0, whole genome shotgun sequence encodes:
- the LOC114566765 gene encoding transmembrane protein 47, which translates to MSVNEMYVFRPFKLIALLCVFLALCLDVVALLSPAWVTAEHFSLSLWESCSQSEARHQTEEAQWSCFSTLTSDWQIATLVLLVAGAVATLLAFLVALISLCRGTQRRHYRTVAVLLFTAVVLQACALVLYPIKFIDGTVLQTYHEFNWGYGLGWGATIFMLGGGILFCLRTDVYEDAMY; encoded by the exons ATGTCTGTGAACGAGATGTATGTCTTCCGGCCCTTCAAGCTGATCGCTCTGCTGTGCGTCTTCCTGGCGCTGTGTCTGGACGTGGTGGCTCTGCTGAGCCCAGCCTGGGTCACTGCGGAGCAtttctccctgtctctgtgGGAGTCCTGCTCCCAGTCCGAGGCACGGCATCAGACAGAGGAGGCTCAGTGGAGCTGCTTCTCCACCCTCACATCTG ACTGGCAGATTGCCACCCTGGTGCTGCTGGTGGCCGGTGCCGTGGCGACTCTCTTGGCCTTTCTGGTGGCCCTGATTTCCCTCTGCCGGGGGACACAGAGACGGCACTACCGCACTGTGGCTGTGCTCCTTTTCACTGCAG TGGTTCTGCAGGCCTGTGCTCTGGTCCTCTACCCGATCAAGTTCATCGACGGTACGGTCCTTCAGACCTATCACGAGTTCAACTGGGGCTACGGGCTCGGCTGGGGAGCCACCATCTTCATGTTGGGCGGGGGGATACTATTCTGCTTGCGGACGGACGTATACGAGGATGCAATGTACTGA